The Triticum dicoccoides isolate Atlit2015 ecotype Zavitan chromosome 6A, WEW_v2.0, whole genome shotgun sequence genome has a window encoding:
- the LOC119315757 gene encoding probable small nuclear ribonucleoprotein F, translated as MKYDLVVHFLTGSYFLQATVPVNPKPFLNNLTRKSVIVKLKWGMEYKGYLVSVDSYMNLQLANTEEYIDGQFSGNLGDILIRCNNVMYMRGVPEDIEIEDAA; from the exons ATGAAATATGACCTCGTCGTTCACTTCCTAACGGGTTCATACTTTTTGCAGGCCACTGTACCAGTTAACCCGAAGCCTTTCCTGAACAACCTGACAAGGAAGTCTGTTATTGTCAAACTGAAATGGGGTATGGAGTACAAAG GGTACCTTGTTTCTGTGGACTCTTACATGAATCTGCAG CTTGCTAATACAGAGGAGTATATTGATGGACAATTCTCTGGAAACCTTGGAGATATACTGATAAG GTGCAACAATGTTATGTATATGCGTGGCGTTCCAGAGGATATCGAGATAGAGGATGCAGCATGA